DNA sequence from the Pogoniulus pusillus isolate bPogPus1 chromosome 7, bPogPus1.pri, whole genome shotgun sequence genome:
TGCCTGCGCCGACCTTCGGGCTTCTGCCTGTGTCTTTTGGGTGTTCGCCCCACTCAGAGCAGCGGCTCCTCCCCTGCCCGGGCCTCCCGCCCTGGCTTTCGCCTCTTGAAGCGAGCTCAAAGGTCGGGCCCAGCCGGGCAGAGCCTTGGCAAGCTAGTGGCTGAGCGCAgcttgagagagctggggtgtgCTGTAGTCGTTCGCTCTGGTTTAATGAGAGTTGTGTGCCAGGCAGGGAAGGATCACTGTGAGATACTTGTCAGTGGAGAGAGGGAGTGAGAGGCTCCTGCAAAGCAGTGGTTTCAAACCGCATTTGTACCTTTAGAAAGCTGTATGTTTACTGTGAAGGTGTTGCCACGAATCGACAGAGTGTGGgttcctcctggggactgtatcgtttgtgtgtgtgtatatatatatgtgtgtatgccTGTAGGAGTGGAGAAGCTGCGGTGTCATCCCCAACAAGTGGAAAAGATGCGTCTGTGTGTTTTTGTCTTTTTGTCAACCAGCAATCTGAATCTTTGCAGAAAACCCAACCTGTTCACAGAGAAGGATGTTGTATGGAAAGTGTTTGCAAAGTCCTTTCGTTTTATCAGAACGCGAGGGAGGCTTGGTACCTGAAGATTGGTCTTGTTTTTCATTGGGTGCTAGTGATTGCAGTTAGAGTGATCTGAAACTGGGCAAAAGGTTAGCCCAAGATTAAAACATTAAACGGAAACTTTGCTGCTTTCACTGTAAGATGAAGCTTGCTGAGCAAGAAAGTCAATGTTATTTTTTCTTGGTGGGGTTATTTAGCTTATTTTGAATTCCTTCAAGTGGCTTTAGAAGTGGGGACTTCAGGGGAGGGCACTGCGGTGTGACTTAGTACGTTGCAGTAACTCTTTTCTGTGATAACTGATTTTTGCATCTGTTTTTGCTGAGAGAACGAAAGTCTACAACGGACAAAACAAACACTGTAGAGATGTAAATATTCTTTGCTGTGGGAACCTGTTAgatttggtgagaggaatttgaACCTTACCTTATACGGAAATAGCGTAGTAAGTATGCTTCACACTGAAAGCAATGCAGAAGACAGCAGCTCCCTAGCAATTCAAActtgactttttttccctcctgtgaATTTAATGGACTACAGAAGTGGGAAGTCATGGGACAAAGTGTAAACACAGGACAGTGTCACAGCGTTTGAATTTTAGGGTGATAATATGTGATTGGGGTTTTTAATAAGACAGCAAAAGCAGGACAGCTACTTGGCAGAATTTAAATCCCAGTCTAGTACTTACTATCGTATTATGAAGGGCAGAGGTAAGATTACTTACATTTACAGACATACAAGGAATAAAGCTTGTTAAAAACCAAATAATTGGCTCATAATACCGTTTTTCCAACAGTTAACAGTAGTAGATTCAGTCCCTTGACATGCTACGCAGAGGTAATTTGATAATTCAGCTTGAGGGGGAAGTTTGGGTTCCAAAACCCTTTCATATGTTGTATGATTCCTTGGATTCTCAATTAGATCACATCACTTTTCTCTCAGGGTGGATCCAAAGGAGTTTCCAAACTTTCTTCCTACTGTATCACTGACTTATTGTATAGAGGAGTGTTGGAAATAAAGCTTTCAGACGGAAGAGTGCATAAATATTCTTGACTGCATATAAGAGGCTTCTGTTTGAGAGATGACCTACATGTTACAGCATCAGGTTTGATGGATTGAGAGTTAGCATTTCATGCTTTCTTAATCAGTACAATACATACAATGTGTATGCTTCAAATACACTGCAGTTCCTCATTTACACCAAATAGCTCATTatgttttgtttggatttttttaccCCTGAAAGACCTTTATTTCCTGATGAAAACTTTTACTTCCCACAAATGTTGTGCAGTGTGCAGAGTGTTTGGCTACCAGGTTCCCTATCCTAGCACTGCTGAAACACACTAAGGTATTTAGTTACATAGTTAGCTAAGAGTTCTAGGGCAATGAAGATGCAGATGAGTACTGATCTTGCTTGTCTCAATTTGTTTAGGTCTGCCGACTTGGGTGACAACGTGCTGACCAGGCCTGGACAACCCACAGCTGCACGAATACCTCCACCTATTTTGCCAAGACCATCGCAGCAAATGGGAAGCAGTAGTCTGAGTACTTTCAGGCCAGCATATACTagttctttttctccaggctatgGTTCATATGGAACCTCTTTTTATGGAAGCTATAGTCCTTACAGTTATGGATATGGTGGTTTGGGTTATAACCGCTTCCGTGCAGATGATATTCCCCCCAGCAGGTTTGTCCAGCAGgctgaagagagcagcagaggcgcATTCCAGTCCATTGAAAGTATTGTGCATGCCTTCGCCTCGGTCAGCATGATGATGGATGCTACCTTTTCAGCTGTGTACAAcagtttcagagctgtgttGGATGTAGCAAATCACTTCTCCCGCCTCAAAGTACACTTCACAAAGGTGTTTTCAGCTTTTGCTTTAGTGAGAACTATAAGATACCTCTACCAACGTTTACAACGATTGCTAGGTCTGCGGAAGAGCTCTGAGAACGAAGATTTGTGGGCTGAAAGTGAGGGGACAGTAGCTCGTGTCGGTCTTGACGACAAGGCTAACTCAGCAAAATCCTGGCCCATTTTCTTGTTCTTTGCTGTTATCTTGGGAGGTCCCTATCTGATTTGGAAGCTGCTTTCTACATACAGTGATGAAGAAACAGGTAAAGAGGATCTGCAACATAAGAGAAGTGATACGTATATTGTTCCTTTTGTTATTACATGTGTAGCGATTCATCTCGCGCTACAGGAATGTGTAAGTTAATAGATACTGGAGTGCAGTGCTGAATTTAAGGCACGTGATACAAGTAACAACCTGTGAAGTAGCTCATTGTTGAATTAGGGTGCAACTTCTTAGGAAGCTTTGTGTGATTCCAGTATCATGATTCCTTTCTATTAAATGTGGCATTTGGTGCAGGGGGGGAAGTATTGTTTGGATTGACTGAACAAATTGTACTTTGTTTGTTGCTCCTCTGTTGAAATTAAGTGATTTCTTAGTTTTCCTCTGAAACTTTATATCCAAGACAAATAAACTTCTGATTCTTTTTGGAAACAGTATCCAGTAACTGGGCAAGTGGAGAAGATGATCACGTAGTTGGAAGAGCAGAATATGATTTCAATGCTCTCTCAGAAGAAGAAATTTCTTTCCATGCTGGTGACATGCTAAAATTAGCACCCAAAGGTACACTTGTagttctgtatttttctcttcatGCATGAAATAAGTCATATTGTTAAAACctgaaaattaaaacaaaaaaaccctgactTTAATTGACCAAACTCTTCATCCACACTGATTGTTTTTCTCTAACTACTTTCTCTAATAAAACTTGCAGAGTACTTTTGTTCAATTTCCTTAAGTTATGACAGTCTAAACATACTCGGGGTGTATTTTATGGTTACCTTTTTCTCTCATGTGCTGTACAGCTGTGAAGATCCCTGAGCATTTACAATATGGTGATGTCATCAGTTTCAGAACAACCTGCAATTCACATTACTCCTCGGCATACCTTCCTAATGCTTCCCTAGTCACATCTCTCTTCTGTGAAGTaatttgtgtttgctttctatTGCAGAGTTATGTTCTCTGTGTGATTAGCCCTTATCTACCTTCTGGTGTATTTTGAATTGTCTTGTAATTTGATgcatttgcattttctttttcagaacAACAGCCCAAAATCCGTGGTTGGCTTTTGGCTAGTTATGATGGCCAAACAACAGGACTTGTGCCAGCTAATTACATAAAAATCCTGGGCAGAAGAAGAGGTAGGAAAACAGCAGACCTGGAAAGGATTACAGAGCAACGACCAGCCTTTTCTGGCACATCTGTTACAGGATCCAGTGCTACTGTGACTTtagaggagcaggaagctgctTTTAATTCTGCTTTTGCTGGAAGTAATAAAGATCCTGTTGCATCTGAATCTGCTGCGGTTGGCGGAGAAAAACAGGAACTCTAATGCGCTTTCATCAACAAAGCAACTGAACTGTGCTTTAGTGatacttttaaaaaaatcaggatTTGTGGAAAATCTCTTTGTCGTGGAACACTGATGGGTTTATACCAGTTCTTGCTGCTGCCGACTGGTGGAGGGATGAAGAAATGACTGCTCAAATTTGTAGTATTTATTTTTGACTCATCTAAGGCTGTACATTAGT
Encoded proteins:
- the PEX13 gene encoding peroxisome biogenesis factor 13 yields the protein MASQPPPPKPWENRRLAGAVAPAFQSADLGDNVLTRPGQPTAARIPPPILPRPSQQMGSSSLSTFRPAYTSSFSPGYGSYGTSFYGSYSPYSYGYGGLGYNRFRADDIPPSRFVQQAEESSRGAFQSIESIVHAFASVSMMMDATFSAVYNSFRAVLDVANHFSRLKVHFTKVFSAFALVRTIRYLYQRLQRLLGLRKSSENEDLWAESEGTVARVGLDDKANSAKSWPIFLFFAVILGGPYLIWKLLSTYSDEETVSSNWASGEDDHVVGRAEYDFNALSEEEISFHAGDMLKLAPKEQQPKIRGWLLASYDGQTTGLVPANYIKILGRRRGRKTADLERITEQRPAFSGTSVTGSSATVTLEEQEAAFNSAFAGSNKDPVASESAAVGGEKQEL